The genome window ATAAAGGCATCCTGTTCATCACCGGTCATCTGGGAAACTTTGAGCTGCTTGCGCATTACACCGGCATGCTGTTCAAACGGCAGGGACACGTCGTGGCCCGACAGGGAAACAACCGGCTGATTGATGAAAAAATCGTCACTCCCATGCGCGAATCGTTCGGCAACAAAGTGGTCCACAAAAAACGTGCCCTGCCGCGCATTGCCCGGGCCTTGAAAAGCGGCGGACACGCCGGACTGCTGATCGACATCAAAACCAATGCCCGGGAAGGCGTTCCGGTCCGGTTCTTCGACAAAGAAACCCTTGGCATCAAATCATCAGCGTATCTGCAGCTGAAACTCGATCCACTGGTTGTGCCGATGACCATGGTGCGTGCGGAATCCGGGCGATACCGTCTGATCGTCAGCGATCCGGTGGTATGGCAGGATAACGGACAACCGGTGGAAGAGCAGATTACCGAACTCACTCAGATTCACCAGACCGAGCTTGAAAAACTGATCCGCCAATATCCGGAGCAGTGGTTCTGGATGCATAACCGTTGGAAGCTATGATGAAGGCATTGATTCTCACAGACGGCAAGCCGGGACATTTCAACCAATCGGTTGCATTCTGCAAAAACACCGGCATCGATTATGAACTCGTTGACGTCAACTACCGCAGCAAAACCGCTAAAGCGCTCTCGTATCTTCTCGACCGAATGGGGCTCTACACAAAGAAGCTCTTTCAGGTTTCAGGCCTTGAGTCTCAGACTTCCGGCTTTGACCTGATCATCTCCACAGGATCAACGAGCTTCTACCCCAACAAAGTCCTCTCAAAAGAACTGGCTCTTCCCAACATTGCGATTCTGAACCCGCAGGGATACCGCCCGGATTTCAACGCCATTCTCTGCCCGGCCTATGATCATCCGCCCAAACGAAACAACGTCATCGAACTGCCGCTCAACCTCTGTGCGGCAGACCAGACGTTTTTTGAGGAAAAGGCTGAAGAATTTGAGCAGAAGCATCCAGCGAAAGGCCCGGCGGCCGGATTTATCATCGGCGGTCCCAATGCCGTCTCGGAAATCAACGCCGCCGAACTGAAAGAACAATTGGAAAAGGCCTTCGAACTGACCATTGGCTGCGAGCGATGGGTGACCACCTCCCGTCGAACCCCGAAAGAAATCGAGGCTCTGATCGAGTCACTGCCGTTCGACTACACACTCATCAACTCGCGGGATTCCTACAACCCGGTCCCCGCCTTCATTCAGCTTTGCGATCATCTGTTCGTCACCTCCGATTCCGCGTCCATGGTCAGCGAAGCCGCCAGCTTCGGTTCCGCACGCGTCGAAATCCTGATGAACCGCCAGCTCAAAACACCCAACAAATTCCAGGAACTTTTCCAAGGCCTGGAAAAACGCGACGCTGTTCACATTTTCGACGGAACACTCGGCCGCGCCGATCAAAAGGTCGACCTGACCCCGCAGCTGCAGCTGGCACTCAAACGAGTGTCCTGATCCTGTGAGTAAATATGTCGACGTTGTAAAAACACAAAAAAGCCCCGCCGGAATTGCGGGGCGTTTGTAAAACCAAAGAGCGTCAGTCCTCGTCGCCGGACTTTTCCTGCGTCTGTTTTTTGCCTTTCAGCTCCTCGCCGGTCAGGAAGCCGTCTTTGTTTTTGTCCTTGGCAGCAAACTGCTTTTCCACGGCAGTGCGGTTAAACTCCCTGCCCGCGTTCTTCATCATCTTTTCGCGTGCAGAACAGAATTCCTCTTTACTGACTTTGCCGTCGGAATTGCTGTCCATCGGTGTCTTTTTCTGCTCGGCGAAAGCTCCGCCGGCAACCATCACAGCAGCCATTAATAC of Tichowtungia aerotolerans contains these proteins:
- a CDS encoding lysophospholipid acyltransferase family protein, which codes for MNPFREKTEYRLTKGFFLILRLCPEPVIYGACHMVASLTYRLGTQRRNLTLRNLELAFPEKTEKERLRIARAAYKHFGRLIAESAMILAEKIHREKLLEMVDGEQMQKLLDLEAGTDKGILFITGHLGNFELLAHYTGMLFKRQGHVVARQGNNRLIDEKIVTPMRESFGNKVVHKKRALPRIARALKSGGHAGLLIDIKTNAREGVPVRFFDKETLGIKSSAYLQLKLDPLVVPMTMVRAESGRYRLIVSDPVVWQDNGQPVEEQITELTQIHQTELEKLIRQYPEQWFWMHNRWKL
- a CDS encoding EF-hand domain-containing protein: MNRILVSVLMAAVMVAGGAFAEQKKTPMDSNSDGKVSKEEFCSAREKMMKNAGREFNRTAVEKQFAAKDKNKDGFLTGEELKGKKQTQEKSGDED
- a CDS encoding ELM1/GtrOC1 family putative glycosyltransferase — encoded protein: MMKALILTDGKPGHFNQSVAFCKNTGIDYELVDVNYRSKTAKALSYLLDRMGLYTKKLFQVSGLESQTSGFDLIISTGSTSFYPNKVLSKELALPNIAILNPQGYRPDFNAILCPAYDHPPKRNNVIELPLNLCAADQTFFEEKAEEFEQKHPAKGPAAGFIIGGPNAVSEINAAELKEQLEKAFELTIGCERWVTTSRRTPKEIEALIESLPFDYTLINSRDSYNPVPAFIQLCDHLFVTSDSASMVSEAASFGSARVEILMNRQLKTPNKFQELFQGLEKRDAVHIFDGTLGRADQKVDLTPQLQLALKRVS